A genome region from Camelina sativa cultivar DH55 chromosome 10, Cs, whole genome shotgun sequence includes the following:
- the LOC104716733 gene encoding UDP-glycosyltransferase 73B1-like — translation MGTSSEVSKLHFLLFPFMAHGHMIPTLDMAKLFATKGAKSTILTTPLNSKLFFEKPIKSFNQENPGLEDISIEILNFPCTELGLPEGCENSDFIFSSPDLAKGDLSQKFLLAMKYFEEPLEKVLETTKPDCLVGNMFFPWATKVAEKFGVPRLVFHGTGCFSICASHCIRLHKPYENVASSSELFVIPDLPGDVVITEEQVIEKEEESVMGKFMKGIRESERESFGVLVNSFYELEPDYSDFLKRFVAKRAWLIGPLSLGNRKFEEKAGRGKKASIDEHECLKWLDSKKCESVVYLSFGTMSSFNNEQLIEIAAGLEMSGHDFVWVVNKNGSQGEKEEWLPEGFEEKTKGKGLIIRGWAPQVLILDHQALGGFVTHCGWNSLLEGVAAGLPMVTWPVGAEQFYNEKLVTQVLKTGVSVGVKKLMQVVGDFVSREKVERAVKEVMVGEERRKRAKEFAEMAKNAVKEGGSSEIELNRLMEELKLVKL, via the exons ATGGGAACTTCAAGCGAAGTCTCTAAGCTCCATTTCTTGCTCTTCCCTTTCATGGCTCATGGCCACATGATACCAACTCTGGACATGGCCAAGCTCTTCGCTACCAAAGGCGCTAAATCCACTATCCTCACTACACCTCTCAACTCCAAACTCTTCTTCGAGAAACCCATCAAGTCATTCAACCAAGAGAACCCGGGACTCGAAGATATTTCAATCGAGATCCTTAATTTTCCTTGCACAGAGCTCGGTTTGCCTGAAGGATGCGAGAACAGCGATTTCATCTTCTCCAGCCCTGACCTAGCCAAAGGTGACTTGAGTCAAAAGTTTTTACTTGCAATGAAATATTTCGAAGAGCCACTAGAGAAGGTCCTCGAGACAACGAAACCAGACTGTCTAGTTGGAAACATGTTCTTTCCTTGGGCCACTAAAGTCGCTGAGAAGTTTGGAGTGCCGAGACTTGTGTTCCACGGAACAGGCTGTTTCTCTATATGTGCTTCTCATTGTATAAGGCTTCACAAGCCTTATGAGAATGTAGCGTCGAGCTCTGAGCTCTTTGTGATTCCTGATCTTCCAGGAGATGTTGTAATTACAGAGGAACAGGtcatagagaaagaagaagagtccGTAATGGGGAAGTTTATGAAAGGAATAAGAGAatcagagagagaaagcttcgGTGTGTTGGTGAACAGCTTCTACGAGCTTGAACCGGATTACTCCGATTTCTTAAAGAGATTTGTGGCCAAAAGAGCGTGGCTTATCGGTCCTCTTTCTTTAGGCAATAGAAAGTTCGAGGAGAAAGCAGGAAGAGGCAAAAAGGCGAGCATTGATGAGCATGAATGTTTGAAATGGCTCGATTCCAAGAAATGTGAATCCGTGGTTTACTTGTCCTTTGGGACCATGTCAAGCTTCAACAACGAGCAGCTGATAGAGATTGCAGCGGGGTTGGAAATGTCAGGACATGATTTTGTTTGGGTGGTTAACAAAAATGGGAGCCAAG GTGAGAAGGAAGAGTGGTTACCAGAGGGATTCGAAGAGAAGACGAAAGGAAAAGGATTGATCATCCGTGGGTGGGCGCCACAAGTGCTGATACTAGACCACCAAGCACTTGGTGGATTTGTGACTCATTGCGGATGGAACTCACTTCTAGAAGGCGTAGCAGCGGGACTGCCAATGGTGACATGGCCAGTAGGAGCCGAGCAGTTCTACAACGAGAAATTGGTGACACAAGTGTTGAAGACAGGAGTGAGTGTAGGAGTGAAGAAGTTGATGCAAGTCGTTGGAGACTTCGTTAGCAGAGAGAAAGTGGAGAGAGCAGTAAAGGAAGTGATGGTtggagaagagaggaggaaacGGGCAAAAGAGTTTGCGGAAATGGCGAAAAACGCGGTGAAAGAAGGAGGATCTTCAGAGATTGAGTTGAATAGATTGATGGAAGAGCTTAAGTTGGTTAAATTGTAA
- the LOC104716734 gene encoding CBS domain-containing protein CBSX2, chloroplastic-like yields MGSISLSNSLPITRVPLLTSSLNHLPISSSTSFSLFSPPLSNRRRSSTFSPSIAVSAFFSAPASVNNNNNSVPARNGGFTVGDFMTPRQNLHVVKPSTSVDDALELLVEKKVTGLPVIDDDWTLVGVVSDYDLLALDSISGRSQSDANLFPDVDSTWKTFNELQKLISKTYGKFVGDLMTPSPLVVRDSTNLEDAARLLLETKFRRLPVVDADGKLIGILTRGNVVRAALQIKREAENST; encoded by the exons ATGGGTTCAATCTCTTTATCCAATTCTCTGCCCATAACGCGAGTTCCGCTACTTACATCATCACTCAATCATCttccgatttcttcttctacttctttctctcttttttctcctcctctctctaatCGTCGTCGCTCCTCCACCTTTTCACCTTCAATCGCCGTCTCTGCCTTCTTCTCAGCTCCTGCCAgcgttaataataataataactctgTTCCG GCACGAAACGGAGGCTTCACTGTTGGGGATTTCATGACACCCAGACAGAATTTGCATGTTGTCAAGCCTTCAACCTCGGTCGATGATG CATTGGAACTTCTGGTTGAGAAGAAAGTCACGGGATTGCCTGTAATTGATGATGATTGGACTCTG GTTGGTGTTGTTTCTGATTACGATTTGCTTGCATTGGACTCCATCTCTG GCCGCAGTCAAAGTGATGCAAACTTGTTCCCTGATGTCGACAGTACCTGGAAA ACGTTCAATGAACTCCAGAAACTGATAAGTAAGACATATGGAAAATTTGTTGGAGATTTGATGACACCTTCTCCTCTCGTTGTTCGTGATTCTACCAATTTAGAAGATGCAGCCAG GTTGCTTCTGGAAACAAAGTTCCGAAGATTACCAGTTGTGGATGCAGATGGAAAACTT ATTGGGATCCTTACAAGGGGAAACGTTGTAAGGGCTGCGCTGCAAATCAAACGGGAAGCCGAGAACTCGACATAG
- the LOC104716738 gene encoding polyadenylate-binding protein 2-like, whose amino-acid sequence MAQVQLQGQAANGSTVAVTSAPVTSGGAAAATQFGTTSLYVGDLDLNVTDSQLFDAFSQMGQVVSVRVCRDLATRRSLGYGYVNFTNPQDAARAIQELNYIPLYGKPIRVMYSHRDPSVRRSGAGNIFIKNLDESIDHKALHDTFSTFGNIVSCKVAVDSSGQSKGYGFVQYASEESAQKAIEKLNGMLLNDKQVYVGPFLRRQERDSTANKTKFTNVYVKNLGENTTDDDLKTAFVEYGKITSAVVMKDGDGKSKGFGFVNFENADDAAKAVEALNGHKFDDKEWYVGRAQKKSERETELRVRYEQNLKEAADKFQSSNLYVKNLDPSISDEKLKEIFSPFGTVTSCKVMRDPNGTSKGSGFVAFSIPEEATEAMSQLSGKMIESKPLYVAIAQRKEDRRVRLQAQFSQVTPVAMPPSVGPRMPMYPPGGPGIGQQMFYGQAPPNMIPPQPGFGYQQQLVPGMRPGGGPVPNFFMPMVQPQQQRPGGGRRAGGIQQPQQQNSMMQQQMHPRGRMFRYPQGQGRGGSGDMPSYDMGNNMPLPIGALASNLANASPEQQRTMLGENLYPLVEQLETESAAKVTGMLLEMDQTEVLHLLESPEALKAKVAEAMDVLRSVAAGGAAEQLASLNLS is encoded by the exons aTGGCTCAGGTTCAACTTCAAGGTCAGGCTGCGAATGGTTCGACTGTGGCTGTCACTTCTGCACCGGTGACTTCAGGCGGAGCAGCCGCTGCCACCCAGTTCGGCACCACGTCGCTTTATGTGGGAGATCTTGATCTCAATGTGACGGACTCGCAGCTTTTCGATGCGTTTAGCCAAATGGGTCAAGTGGTCTCTGTTCGTGTCTGTAGGGATTTGGCCACTCGCAGATCTCTTGGCTATGGATACGTTAACTTCACCAATCCCCAAGATG CTGCGAGAGCCATCCAAGAATTGAATTACATACCTCTTTATGGCAAACCTATTAGGGTTATGTACTCCCATCGTGATCCTAGTGTTCGCCGAAGTGGCGCTGGGAACATTTTTATCAAG AATTTGGACGAGTCCATCGACCACAAAGCACTGCATGATACCTTTTCAACATTTGGAAATATTGTGTCCTGTAAGGTAGCTGTGGATTCTTCAGGCCAATCCAAAGGCTATGGGTTTGTGCAATATGCCAGTGAAGAATCTGCCCAGAAAGCTATTGAGAAACTGAACGGCATGTTGCTAAATGACAAGCAAGTGTATGTGGGTCCTTTCCTGAGGAGACAAGAAAGGGACTCAACTGcgaacaaaaccaaattcaccAATGTGTACGTGAAGAATCTCGGAGAAAATACTACTGATGATGACTTGAAGACTGCTTTTGTCGAGTATGGAAAGATAACAAGTGCTGTGGTGATGAAAGATGGAGATGGGAAGTCTAAGGGCTTTGGGTTTGTTAACTTTGAAAACGCTGATGATGCTGCTAAAGCTGTGGAGGCTCTCAATGGGCACAAATTTGATGATAAGGAGTGGTATGTTGGTAGAGCCCAGAAGAAGTCCGAGAGGGAAACAGAACTAAGGGTCCGTTATGAACAGAATTTGAAGGAAGCTGCAGACAagtttcaaagttcaaacttgTATGTGAAGAATTTGGATCCTAGCATTTCAGACGAGAAACTTAAAGAGATCTTTTCTCCTTTTGGTACCGTTACATCTTGCAAG GTGATGCGGGATCCTAATGGAACAAGCAAAGGCTCGGGTTTTGTTGCTTTCTCGATTCCCGAAGAAGCAACTGAAGCT ATGTCACAGTTGAGCGGTAAAATGATTGAAAGCAAGCCACTCTATGTTGCTATCGCACAGCGGAAGGAAGACAGAAGGGTCAGACTACAG GCTCAATTCTCCCAAGTGACGCCAGTTGCAATGCCGCCATCTGTTGGTCCCCGCATGCCAATGTATCCCCCGGGTGGTCCTGGTATTGGACAACAAATGTTCTATGGTCAGGCCCCTCCTAACATGATTCCTCCCCAG CCTGGGTTTGGGTACCAACAGCAGCTTGTTCCTGGAATGAGACCTGGTGGGGGCCCTGTGCCCAATTTTTTCATGCCTATGGTTCAGCCACAACAGCAGCGTCCTGGAGGAGGAAGACGCGCTGGGGGAATCCAACAGCCCCAGCAGCAAAATTCCATGATGCAGCAACAg ATGCATCCAAGGGGTCGGATGTTCCGGTATCCACAAGGACAAGGACGTGGTGGTAGTGGTGATATGCCTTCATATGACATGGGGAACAACATGCCACTGCCTATTGGAGCTTTGGCTTCAAATCTGGCTAATGCAAGTCCAGAGCAGCAGAGGACG ATGCTGGGTGAGAATCTGTACCCGTTGGTGGAGCAGCTTGAGACAGAGTCTGCAGCCAAAGTAACTGGGATGCTTTTAGAGATGGACCAGACGGAAGTGCTCCATCTGTTGGAGTCACCAGAAGCTCTCAAGGCCAAAGTTGCAGAGGCTATGGATGTTCTCAGGAGTGTTGCTGCTGGTGGTGCAGCCGAGCAGCTTGCTTCCTTGAACCTCTCTTAA
- the LOC104716737 gene encoding polyadenylate-binding protein 2-like isoform X1 has product MAQVQLQGPAANGSTVAVTSAPVNSGGAAAATQFGTTSLYVGDLDLNVTDSQLFDAFSQMGQVVSVRVCRDLATRRSLGYGYVNFTNPQDASRAIQELNYIPLYGKPIRVMYSHRDPSVRRSGAGNIFIKNLDDSIDHKALHDTFSTFGNIVSCKVAVDSSGQSKGYGFVQYASEESAQKAIEKLNGMLLNDKQVYVGPFLRRQERDSTANKTKFTNVYVKNLGENTTDDDLKTAFVEYGKITSAVVMKDGDGKSKGFGFVNFENADDAAKAVEALNGHKFDDKEWYVGRAQKKSERETELRVRYEQNLKEAADKFQSSNLYVKNLDPSISDEKLKEIFSPFGTVTSCKVMRDPNGTSKGSGFVAFSIPEEATEAMSQLSGKMIESKPLYVAIAQRKEDRRVRLQAQFSQVRPVAMPPSVGPRMPMYPPGGPGIGQQMFYGQAPPNMIPPQPGFGYQQQLVPGMRPGGGPVPNFFMPMVQQQQQRPGGGRRAGGIQQPQQQNSMMQQQMHPRGRMFRYPQGQGRGGSGDVPSYDMGNNMPLPIGALASNLANASPEQQRTMLGENLYPLVEQLEAESAAKVTGMLLEMDQTEVLHLLESPEALKTKVAEAMDVLRSVAAGGAAEQLASLNLA; this is encoded by the exons atgGCTCAGGTTCAACTTCAGGGTCCGGCTGCGAATGGTTCCACCGTGGCTGTCACTTCTGCACCGGTGAACTCAGGGGGAGCAGCCGCTGCCACCCAGTTCGGCACCACGTCGCTTTATGTGGGAGATCTTGATCTCAATGTGACGGACTCGCAGCTTTTCGATGCGTTTAGCCAAATGGGTCAAGTGGTCTCTGTTCGTGTCTGTAGGGATTTGGCCACTCGCAGATCTCTTGGCTATGGATACGTTAACTTCACCAATCCCCAAGATG CTTCGAGAGCGATCCAAGAACTGAATTACATACCTCTTTATGGTAAACCTATTAGGGTTATGTACTCTCATCGTGATCCTAGTGTTCGCCGTAGTGGCGCTGGGAACATTTTTATCAAG AATTTGGACGATTCCATTGACCACAAGGCGCTGCATGATACCTTTTCGACATTTGGAAACATTGTGTCATGTAAGGTAGCTGTTGATTCCTCTGGCCAATCCAAAGGCTATGGGTTTGTGCAATATGCCAGTGAAGAATCTGCCCAGAAAGCTATTGAGAAACTGAACGGCATGTTGCTAAATGACAAGCAAGTGTATGTGGGACCATTCCTGAGGAGACAAGAAAGGGACTCAACTGcgaacaaaaccaaattcaccAATGTGTACGTGAAGAATCTCGGAGAAAATACTACTGATGATGACTTGAAGACTGCTTTTGTCGAGTATGGAAAGATAACAAGTGCTGTGGTGATGAAAGATGGAGATGGGAAGTCTAAGGGCTTTGGGTTTGTTAACTTTGAAA ATGCTGATGATGCTGCTAAAGCTGTGGAGGCTCTCAATGGGCACAAATTTGATGATAAGGAGTGGTATGTTGGTAGAGCCCAGAAGAAGTCCGAGAGGGAAACAGAACTAAGGGTCCGTTATGAACAGAATTTGAAGGAAGCTGCAGACAagtttcaaagttcaaacttgTATGTGAAGAATTTAGATCCTAGCATTTCAGATGAGAAACTGAAAGAGATCTTTTCTCCTTTTGGTACCGTTACATCTTGCAAG GTGATGCGGGATCCTAATGGAACAAGCAAAGGCTCGGGTTTTGTTGCTTTCTCTATTCCCGAAGAAGCAACTGAGGCT ATGTCACAACTGAGCGGTAAAATGATTGAAAGCAAACCACTCTATGTTGCTATTGCACAGCGGAAGGAAGACAGAAGGGTCAGACTACAG GCTCAATTCTCCCAAGTGAGGCCAGTTGCAATGCCGCCATCTGTTGGTCCCCGCATGCCAATGTATCCCCCGGGTGGTCCTGGTATTGGACAACAAATGTTCTATGGTCAGGCCCCTCCTAACATGATTCCTCCCCAG CCTGGGTTTGGGTACCAACAGCAGCTTGTTCCTGGAATGAGACCTGGTGGAGGGCCTGTACCCAATTTTTTCATGCCTATGGttcagcaacagcagcagcgtCCTGGAGGAGGAAGACGCGCTGGGGGGATCCAACAGCCCCAGCAGCAAAATTCCATGATGCAGCAACAG ATGCATCCAAGGGGTCGGATGTTCCGGTATCCACAAGGACAAGGACGTGGTGGTAGTGGTGATGTGCCTTCATATGACATGGGGAACAACATGCCATTGCCTATTGGAGCTTTGGCTTCAAATCTGGCGAATGCTAGTCCAGAGCAGCAGAGGACG ATGCTGGGTGAGAATCTGTACCCGTTGGTGGAGCAGCTTGAGGCAGAGTCTGCAGCCAAAGTAACTGGGATGCTTTTGGAGATGGACCAGACAGAAGTGCTCCATCTGTTGGAGTCACCGGAAGCTCTCAAGACCAAAGTTGCAGAGGCTATGGATGTTCTAAGGAGTGTTGCTGCTGGTGGTGCAGCAGAGCAGCTGGCTTCCTTGAACCTCGCTTAA
- the LOC104716737 gene encoding polyadenylate-binding protein 2-like isoform X2: MAQVQLQGPAANGSTVAVTSAPVNSGGAAAATQFGTTSLYVGDLDLNVTDSQLFDAFSQMGQVVSVRVCRDLATRRSLGYGYVNFTNPQDASRAIQELNYIPLYGKPIRVMYSHRDPSVRRSGAGNIFIKNLDDSIDHKALHDTFSTFGNIVSCKVAVDSSGQSKGYGFVQYASEESAQKAIEKLNGMLLNDKQVYVGPFLRRQERDSTANKTKFTNVYVKNLGENTTDDDLKTAFVEYGKITSAVVMKDGDGKSKGFGFVNFENADDAAKAVEALNGHKFDDKEWYVGRAQKKSERETELRVRYEQNLKEAADKFQSSNLYVKNLDPSISDEKLKEIFSPFGTVTSCKVMRDPNGTSKGSGFVAFSIPEEATEAMSQLSGKMIESKPLYVAIAQRKEDRRVRLQAQFSQVRPVAMPPSVGPRMPMYPPGGPGIGQQMFYGQAPPNMIPPQPGFGYQQQLVPGMRPGGGPVPNFFMPMVQQQQQRPGGGRRAGGIQQPQQQNSMMQQQMHPRGRMFRYPQGQGRGGSGDVPSYDMGNNMPLPIGALASNLANASPEQQRTMLGENLYPLVEQLEAESAAKVTGMLLEMDQTEVLHLLESPEALKTKVAEAMDVLRSVAAGGAAEQLASLNLA, encoded by the exons atgGCTCAGGTTCAACTTCAGGGTCCGGCTGCGAATGGTTCCACCGTGGCTGTCACTTCTGCACCGGTGAACTCAGGGGGAGCAGCCGCTGCCACCCAGTTCGGCACCACGTCGCTTTATGTGGGAGATCTTGATCTCAATGTGACGGACTCGCAGCTTTTCGATGCGTTTAGCCAAATGGGTCAAGTGGTCTCTGTTCGTGTCTGTAGGGATTTGGCCACTCGCAGATCTCTTGGCTATGGATACGTTAACTTCACCAATCCCCAAGATG CTTCGAGAGCGATCCAAGAACTGAATTACATACCTCTTTATGGTAAACCTATTAGGGTTATGTACTCTCATCGTGATCCTAGTGTTCGCCGTAGTGGCGCTGGGAACATTTTTATCAAG AATTTGGACGATTCCATTGACCACAAGGCGCTGCATGATACCTTTTCGACATTTGGAAACATTGTGTCATGTAAGGTAGCTGTTGATTCCTCTGGCCAATCCAAAGGCTATGGGTTTGTGCAATATGCCAGTGAAGAATCTGCCCAGAAAGCTATTGAGAAACTGAACGGCATGTTGCTAAATGACAAGCAAGTGTATGTGGGACCATTCCTGAGGAGACAAGAAAGGGACTCAACTGcgaacaaaaccaaattcaccAATGTGTACGTGAAGAATCTCGGAGAAAATACTACTGATGATGACTTGAAGACTGCTTTTGTCGAGTATGGAAAGATAACAAGTGCTGTGGTGATGAAAGATGGAGATGGGAAGTCTAAGGGCTTTGGGTTTGTTAACTTTGAAAATGCTGATGATGCTGCTAAAGCTGTGGAGGCTCTCAATGGGCACAAATTTGATGATAAGGAGTGGTATGTTGGTAGAGCCCAGAAGAAGTCCGAGAGGGAAACAGAACTAAGGGTCCGTTATGAACAGAATTTGAAGGAAGCTGCAGACAagtttcaaagttcaaacttgTATGTGAAGAATTTAGATCCTAGCATTTCAGATGAGAAACTGAAAGAGATCTTTTCTCCTTTTGGTACCGTTACATCTTGCAAG GTGATGCGGGATCCTAATGGAACAAGCAAAGGCTCGGGTTTTGTTGCTTTCTCAATTCCCGAAGAAGCAACTGAAGCT ATGTCACAACTGAGCGGTAAAATGATTGAAAGCAAACCACTCTATGTTGCTATTGCACAGCGGAAGGAAGACAGAAGGGTCAGACTACAG GCTCAATTCTCCCAAGTGAGGCCAGTTGCAATGCCGCCATCTGTTGGTCCCCGCATGCCAATGTATCCCCCGGGTGGTCCTGGTATTGGACAACAAATGTTCTATGGTCAGGCCCCTCCTAACATGATTCCTCCCCAG CCTGGGTTTGGGTACCAACAGCAGCTTGTTCCTGGAATGAGACCTGGTGGAGGGCCTGTACCCAATTTTTTCATGCCTATGGttcagcaacagcagcagcgtCCTGGAGGAGGAAGACGCGCTGGGGGGATCCAACAGCCCCAGCAGCAAAATTCCATGATGCAGCAACAG ATGCATCCAAGGGGTCGGATGTTCCGGTATCCACAAGGACAAGGACGTGGTGGTAGTGGTGATGTGCCTTCATATGACATGGGGAACAACATGCCATTGCCTATTGGAGCTTTGGCTTCAAATCTGGCGAATGCTAGTCCAGAGCAGCAGAGGACG ATGCTGGGTGAGAATCTGTACCCGTTGGTGGAGCAGCTTGAGGCAGAGTCTGCAGCCAAAGTAACTGGGATGCTTTTGGAGATGGACCAGACAGAAGTGCTCCATCTGTTGGAGTCACCGGAAGCTCTCAAGACCAAAGTTGCAGAGGCTATGGATGTTCTAAGGAGTGTTGCTGCTGGTGGTGCAGCAGAGCAGCTGGCTTCCTTGAACCTCGCTTAA